A section of the Sceloporus undulatus isolate JIND9_A2432 ecotype Alabama chromosome 3, SceUnd_v1.1, whole genome shotgun sequence genome encodes:
- the LOC121926250 gene encoding dual specificity protein phosphatase 13-like isoform X2 has translation MSWDPLHSDDSRHSRLQRASSLTSSSQKGYETPELGELQRMLWTPIPCHANVNEVWPNLYIGDLYVARDIEKLRRMGITHIVNAAAGRFHINTGAKFYKDLPVDYYGVEADDDPKFDLSIYFHPTAKYIRAALHSPKGKVLVHCAMGISRSATLVLAFLMICENKTLVDALKTVREHRGICPNTGFISQLRDLDIRLTSERGRARADPLKL, from the exons ATGTCTTGGGATCCTCTACATAGTGATGATTCACGGCACTCCAGGTTACAAAGAGCTTCAAGCCTCACTTCCAGCAGCCAGAAGGGCTATGAGACACCAGAACTGGGAGAGCTCCAGCGCATGCTGTGGACACCCATACCTTGCCATGCCAATGTCAATGAAGTCTGGCCTAACCTCTACATTGGAGATCT CTATGTCGCCCGTGACATAGAGAAGCTTCGGCGAATGGGGATCACCCATATTGTGAATGCTGCTGCTGGAAGGTTTCACATTAACACAGGAGCCAAATTTTACAAAGACCTGCCAGTGGACTACTATGGAGTTGAAGCAGATGATGATCCAAAGTTTGACCTCAGCATCTACTTTCATCCAACCGCTAAATATATTCGAGCAGCACTGCACTCACCCAAAG GCAAAGTATTAGTCCACTGCGCCATGGGCATAAGTCGCTCAGCAACTCTTGTGCTTGCATTCTTGATGATCTGTGAAAACAAGACCCTCGTGGATGCCCTAAAGACTGTGCGGGAACACAGAGGGATCTGTCCCAACACTGGTTTCATCAGCCAGCTTCGAGATCTGGATATCCGACTAACAAGTGAAAGGGGGAGAGCAAGAGCTGATCCTTTGAAACTTTAG
- the LOC121926250 gene encoding dual specificity protein phosphatase 13-like isoform X1, protein MTMSWDPLHSDDSRHSRLQRASSLTSSSQKGYETPELGELQRMLWTPIPCHANVNEVWPNLYIGDLYVARDIEKLRRMGITHIVNAAAGRFHINTGAKFYKDLPVDYYGVEADDDPKFDLSIYFHPTAKYIRAALHSPKGKVLVHCAMGISRSATLVLAFLMICENKTLVDALKTVREHRGICPNTGFISQLRDLDIRLTSERGRARADPLKL, encoded by the exons AATGTCTTGGGATCCTCTACATAGTGATGATTCACGGCACTCCAGGTTACAAAGAGCTTCAAGCCTCACTTCCAGCAGCCAGAAGGGCTATGAGACACCAGAACTGGGAGAGCTCCAGCGCATGCTGTGGACACCCATACCTTGCCATGCCAATGTCAATGAAGTCTGGCCTAACCTCTACATTGGAGATCT CTATGTCGCCCGTGACATAGAGAAGCTTCGGCGAATGGGGATCACCCATATTGTGAATGCTGCTGCTGGAAGGTTTCACATTAACACAGGAGCCAAATTTTACAAAGACCTGCCAGTGGACTACTATGGAGTTGAAGCAGATGATGATCCAAAGTTTGACCTCAGCATCTACTTTCATCCAACCGCTAAATATATTCGAGCAGCACTGCACTCACCCAAAG GCAAAGTATTAGTCCACTGCGCCATGGGCATAAGTCGCTCAGCAACTCTTGTGCTTGCATTCTTGATGATCTGTGAAAACAAGACCCTCGTGGATGCCCTAAAGACTGTGCGGGAACACAGAGGGATCTGTCCCAACACTGGTTTCATCAGCCAGCTTCGAGATCTGGATATCCGACTAACAAGTGAAAGGGGGAGAGCAAGAGCTGATCCTTTGAAACTTTAG